A genomic window from Salmo salar chromosome ssa23, Ssal_v3.1, whole genome shotgun sequence includes:
- the LOC106584184 gene encoding CMP-N-acetylneuraminate-beta-1,4-galactoside alpha-2,3-sialyltransferase isoform X5, whose protein sequence is MYKYGNLSEGVCKPGYAAAKMTAIYPKFTKPAPMFLDPNFRRFTKISKFFPPFGMKMQEKIIDNILTATKSYGLEDELDSLNCKKCVIMGNGAILSNKSMGARIDEYNVIARLNEAPVSGYEKDVGSRTTMRITYPEGAIQKTERYEQDSLFVLSAFKALDFKWLRSMIFKERLRNTDGFWKSVARHVPREPSEMRILNPYFIQEAAFRFIGLPHNKGQMGRGNIPTLGTVAITMALHNCDEVAVAGFGYDMSTPHAPLHYYEKIRMAAIKQPFTAGVQRDNRSEELCITSTKLTTGSFLRGQASTLDCATVC, encoded by the exons GTTCACTAAACCAGCCCCCATGTTCCTTGATCCGAATTTTAGACGATTCACGAAAATCAGCAAATTCTTCCCACCTTTTGGAATGAAAATGCAAG aaAAGATCATAGATAATATTCTGACAGCCACAAAGAGCTATGGTCTGGAAGATGAGCTGGACAG TCTAAATTGTAAAAAGTGCGTCATCATGGGAAATGGTGCTATTCTGTCCAACAAGTCTATGGGTGCAAGGATTGACGAGTACAACGTAATTGCAAG gttGAACGAGGCCCCAGTGAGTGGCTATGAGAAAGATGTGGGCTCCCGGACCACTATGCGTATCACCTACCCAGAGGGAGCCATCCAGAAGACTGAACGCTACGAACAGGACTCCCTCTTTGTTCTCTCTGCCTTCAAAGCTCTCGACTTCAAATGGCTGCGGTCCATGATCTTTAAAGAGAGGCTG CGTAATACAGATGGGTTCTGGAAGTCTGTGGCCCGTCATGTTCCCAGGGAGCCCAGTGAGATGAGGATCCTCAACCCTTACTTCATCCAGGAGGCTGCCTTCAGGTTCATTGGCCTGCCACACAACaagggacagatggggagaggg AATATTCCGACACTGGGGACTGTTGCCATAACAATGGCCCTCCATAActgtgatgaggtagctgtggcTGGATTTGGTTATGACATGAGTACCCCCCACGCCCCCCTACACTACTACGAGAAGATCAGGATGGCGGCCATCAAACAG CCTTTTACTGCAGGGGTGCAGAGAGACAACAGGTCGGAAGAACTTTGCATCACCTCAACAAAGCTCACCACTGGATCCTTTCTACGAGGACAAGCCTCCACCCTGGACTGTGCaaccgtgtgttag